The genome window ttatgattgattgattgttttttataagataagtttaatgctagctagcaacttaccttagcttcttactgcattctcgtaacctcgtggagtgcaatgtaaagcaggtggttagagcgttggactagttaaccgtaaggttgcaaagattgaatccctgagctgacaaggtaaaaatctgtcgttctgcccctgaacaaggcagttaacccactgttcctaggccatcattgaaaataagaatgtgttcttaactgacttgcctagttaaataaaggtctaaaaaaaaatagaaaaataccaattattattattattatttttttttaatcggcCAAATCGACGTCCAAAAacaccgatttccgattgttatgaaaacttgaaatcggccctaattaatcggccattccgattaatcggtcgacctctaataaatGTTGATCTATGTAGACAAAGCTTGTGCAGTAGATCTAGCCTATTTTATATGGAATGCTGGAtaacctagtgtgtgtgtgtggtgtcagttgATAAGCCTTTGAAAGGCCCTTCCAGTGTTGAGACTCTGTCATTGTTGTTTCGTAGAAACTGCTGTTCATTGAGCCGAAAGCAATCCAGTCCTGTGGAACTTGATCCTTGACCAAACAAGTGTTAACAGCATAGGGTAGCATCCTTCTGAcgtgtctgtttctttgtttatgtCTCGGACAGTCTTTTTCACTCTCCAACTCACTCCCATTCCCTGCTCAGTAAATAGACCTGCCTCGACTGTATACTCAAGGGGTTTAACTCAACCCTTGCATCACCAGTTTCAGATTTGCTTACCTTGAAAGTTTACTTTGGTCGTGGGTGGTAACAGCACAATTTCCCTTAGTGTTTGATATGATACTGTTCAGTACCTGTAAGTCTGATAGTCACTGACTCATGGTTTAAACTGTAATAAGGGCACCTGTCTAACTAAAAAGTATCTGTGTGACTCTTTCAGAACCTGCGTGTGCGAACGGTGAAAGGTTCTGGGCTGGCCCTGTCATTTGGCAGGCTGCCCGGCTCTCTGTGCTCCAAATACATGCTGGTGGACGGAGAAAAGGTTATGTTTGGCTCTTACAGGTcagtcattttctcagtcatacACTTCCACTCACATTCATTCAGCCAGAACAAACATGATTTGATCTACTCTTTGAGCTTTGAGTCTGTGTCTCACTCTCTTGTTCTGTCACCTCCAGCTTCACATGGAGCTCCTCTAGGATGGACAGGAACACCATCACAGTAATGTCTGGGCAGGTGGTGGACTTCTTCGACAATGACTTCAGGGAAATGTATGCTGTATCTGAGAATGTGGACCTTTACAAGGAGTTCCACATTACCAAGCCTCCCATGCCTGCGCCGGTACAGAAGGTGGTGGTCCCCAAGCCCCTGTTGATGTCCACCTCCCGTTTCCAGGTGTCTCTAGGGGACTCTCGGGGGCAGGCTGACCAGAGGGTGCCTGCACATAAATACCACAACCCTAAGTATTCTCTGGTGGTGGGGAACAGTCTCGGGCTCACTGGGTCCTTACAGGACCTCTCCACACTCAGAGACTCACTGGGTGGTGGACTCGAACGGAACGGACTGTCGACGCTACTCCATGCCAAAGGGGGCAGTAGTGTGGAACTGGACAAGGTCACTGCGAAGTCCCCCAGTTCTCctgtggaggatgaggaggatgggaAGGGAGGTTCGCCGAAGCGCCAGGCCTTAGGTGGAAAGAAACAGCGCAGTTCTTTCAGGCTCTTCCTGAAAGGCAGAGGATCCAATCACAACAGTGAGACTATAGACGAGGATAGAGCCACTCCTTCAAACCCCTCTTCCACCCACCCAAACCCCTCCCCTAGCCACCCAACTCCCTCCCCTAGCCGCCCAACCCCCTCCCTTGCCCACCGAACCCCCTCCCCTACACGCCCAAACCCCTCCCCTACCCACCCAACCCCCTCCCTTACCCACCAAACCCCCTCCCCTCGCAACCCTAACCCCTCCCCTACCCACTCAACACCCTCCCATTCCCACCCAAACCCCTCCCCTACCCACTCAACACCCTCTCCTACCCGCCCAAACCCCTCCTCTTACTACAAAGTCTCAGAGACGAATAGCACTGCCAGCACTGACTCATTTGAGATTGTAGAGAAACCGTCCCTGTTGAAATTTAAGAACAAAAAGCCTTCAAAACTGCCTCAAAGAAGTATGTCTCTAATGACCCTCAACAAAGGAGAGGATGACGGTATGTTGTTATATTCTACCATTTGTGGTTTTCATTTGTCTTTGAATATTAACTGCAATAGTCCCTCACATGGAGTTGTTGTTTGTTGGCCCATCCATTCTTTTCTCCTTTCCCTCTAGGAAAGGGACACAAGAAGCCTTCCAAGAAGAACTGCATTCAGTCctgagatgaagagagggaggacaggatcagctgggagagacagagccagaggaCATTTTAAGTAATTGCCAGTATCAGATGCAGTATCAGATGGAGTATAGTAATGACATGCCATGGCAGGAGTATAGTGATTAGATGTCATGGCAGGAGTATAGTAATTGCATATCATGGCAGGAGTATAGTGATGACATGTCATGGCAGGAGTATAGTAATTACATGTCATGGCTGGAGTATAGTGATGACATATCATGGCAGGAGTATAGTGATTAGATGTCATGGCAGGAGTATAGTAATTACATGTCATGGCTGGAGTATCGTAATTACATGCCATGGCAGGAGTATAGTATTTATATGTCATGGCAGGAGTATGGTGATTAGATGTCATGGCAGGAGTATAGTAATGACATGCCATGGCAGGAGTATGGTGATTAGATATCATGGCAGGAGTATGGTGATTAGATATCATGGCAGGAGTATAGTATTTATATGTCATGGCAGAAGTATGGTGATTAGATGCCATGGCAGGAGTATAGTAATTGCATATCATGGCAGGAGTATGGTGATTAGATGTCATGGCAGGAGTATGGTGATTAGATGTCATGGCAGGAGTGTAGTAATGACATGCCATGGCAGGAGTATGGTGATTAGATATCATGGCAGGAGTATGGTGATTAGATGTCATGGCAGGAGTGTAGTAATGACATGCCATGGCAGGAGTATGGTGATTAGATATCATGGCAGGAGTATGGTTATTAGATATCATGTGCTGCTCATTTTATGTACTACTGTAATGTTCCTTAGTGAGACTTGGTGTGAGACTGTGTGAACCACCACTGCCTTATCAGTTAGAGTTGTGAGAGTCTTCAATGTCAGACCCACTATTCCTTTAATATGAGCCTAATGTTGTTGTTTAGCAGGAGTGATTTGATGCCACATACCAGTGAGTGTCTCCTGAGTCCTGCCCGTCTCAGATGGAATTCACCACCTGTGTCAGGGAAATGCCAATACAGACTTGATCGGTCAGCCATTCGATGCTTGAAAACTGATCTTATGTTACTGCTCACATGTCATAAGAAATCAACATGTTGTATTGCTCTTCCCTGTATCACTGTCATTGAAACGGCAGCTTTTAAACCTAAATAAATGGATGGCGTTAAAAACACATCTATCCCAGGTATAGATGTATTCTGAATGTGTCTATCCTTCAGGTTACTATGGAGAAGGAAAAGTGATCAGCTCTCTTCTCTCACACAAGGTATCACCTTACCAAGGGCACTTTGTTCAATTGTTAGTGTACTGGCCCTTATCTCCACTGGAGTGTGTAGTGTCTGAATAATGGATGTTGTTTTAACAGATCAGACACCGATCACGCACTTCTGCTGTTAACATGCAACAATACATTGTCTCTAAACCTATGTGACATTATAACCATGTCACTGGTCCATGGCTATATTTGTCATCTTAATAAAAAACAAAGCAATAGGGACTAAGACATATTTTGCTTCTTTTTTATGCATAGCAATTACAAAGAGCAAAGCACATTTTCTCATTGAAATTATAGTGTGACGTCTTGTATATAAAAATGCCAAAGATGTACGAGACCACACGTACTTCATGTACTTGACTGACTTCCTATCTCTGATGTGTGACTGTTGTTTTATATGAAATCATAATATTAAAAACaacttttgtattttgttttgcaATCATTTACAGAGGACATGTAGATAGTTTTGCTAAATCAAGTTCTCTTCTCCACAGTCATGTGATTTTCTGTTTTTGGACATGATCATATTTTTCTTGCTCAACCTTTAGATAACATTTCCTACCACTATCTTATCTGTAGGTTTGTCGAAGAATTGGATGAATATGCATGAGCTCCGCTTAATCATAACTCTGCTTGTTATAGATAGGGTTTGGGTGGTATTTAAATGTTTTGGCTGCCGGTATAATAAGTGCAATTGAtagctgttttttttgtttgttttctctgGGTGCATCAGTGTTTTTATTCCCACCCTTGTTTGAAGAGAAATTTATGCGAGAATTCGCTTTTACAAAAAGCATATAGACATTTCTTTGGTTCACTCTTGCCTGTAAAGCTTTAGGGAAAGGTTTCATAAGATTGTAGCCTATGCTTACTGTACCTTCACTCTAACggtgtactgtatattgtgtgtggacatacagtactgtatatttaaCTGTGAGTGAGAGAGGACTTACAACATATACATACTGTGTATATTACAATAGCCCTCTTCATGGATATTGCTGTCACACGTGGGGAGTGTTAGTGTATCACTCCCTGCATCAACTCTCTCCTCCCTGTTTTGTCTCTCATATCTGCATAAGGGCTATAGTAACCTCAGAGCAGAACCACAGCCCTatgacagacacacatgcacacaggaaCTGATGTGCACAGGAAGGATACTTGTTTTTTTCATACCACAGGTGCAGGCCTCATTTCACAGTAGAAATACAGCACTTAAAGGAAAACCCCAcacaaaaacatatattttggtatttggttCAGTAGTTCATTactgatatagtcccaaaatgtccCAAAAGGTTTTCAAGATGTTTAACTTTCAAAATAGAGAAATACAGCCGTATGATGCATCTTTCATCACATGACGCTAAAAAAACGCAGCACCTCAATACACAGTACCTCAGGATGACCACATGACATGATTCAATGTTTCTTCATTAGGAGCTGTGCATTTGGgttgctaaaatatattttcccatATCATGGGAGACATAAAGCATATTGATGGGTGGTTATTAAACCCTGACACCTAATAAGTGTAGAAAACTGAAAACCAACAACAGATTATAATCTGGCACCATCTACTGGACATTTTAGAAATTCAAATAGTGTTTTCTTGGATAATATCTTTGTGTTTTTCCTTATTTGTGTTGAACAATATCAGATTGATTAAATTTATATCACTAAATAATAAAAATTGTTTAAAACTGTACTTAATTAgattttacactgaacaaaaatataaatgaaacacgcaacaattttaaagattttactgagttacagttcataaaagtaaatcagtcaattgaaataaattcattacgccctaatctatggatttcacatgattgggaatgCAGATACGCATATgtcggtcacagatacctttaaaaaaaggtaaggGTGTGTATCAGAAAACCATAaaatctggtgtgaccaccatttgcctcatgtagcATGACAAAACTCCTTAGAGTTTTTAaatctgttgattgtggcctgtggaatgttgtctcactcctctgcTGTGCAAAATTGCTGGATATTAATGCGAACTGGATCACGCTGTTggacacgtcgatccagagcgtCCCAAActcatgctcaatgggtgacatgtctggttagtatgcaggtcatggaagaacagggacattttcagcttccaggagttgtgtacagatccttgcaacatgtggccgtgcattatcctgctgaaacatgaggtgatagcggtggatgaatggcacgacaatgggcctcaggatctcatcatggtatctctgtgcattcaaattgacattgataaaaatgcaatcgtgttcgttgtctgtagcttatgcctgcccataccgtaaacccactgccaccatggggcactgtgcccacacgacaccatacacactgtctgccatctacccAGTACAGtagaaaccgggattcatccatgaagagcacacttctccagcgtgccagtggccattgaaggtgagcatttaccactgaagtcggttaagatgtcagactgcagtcaggtcaagaccctggtgaggacgacgagcacgcagatgagcttccctaagatggtttctgacagtttgtgcagaaattattttgttgtgcaaacccatagtttcatcagctgtccaggtggctggtctcagacgatcccgcaggtgaagaagccggatgtggaggtcctggtctggcgtggttacacgtggtctgtggttgtgaggccggttggacatactgccaaaatctctaaaacgacattggaggcggcttatggtagagaaacaagcattaaattctctggcaacagctctggtggacatttctgcagtcagcatgccaattgcacactccctcaaaacttgagaaacatctgtggcattgtgttgtgtaacaaatagagtggccttttattgtccccagcacaaggttcacctgtgtaatgatcatgctgtttaatcagcttcttgatatgccccacctgtcaggtggatggattatcttggcaaagaagaaacgcccactaacagggatgtaaacaaatttgtaaaaataaaaatgtagaacattttgaacatttctgggatcttttatttcaactcatgaaacatgggaccaacactttatatgttgcgtatatatttttgttcagtatatatctaAGATatttatgataataataataagaagaagaaggTGCTGTATTACATTTGTAAAGCGCATTTCATTATACAGAATAAATATAAAATGGACAGGGAAACTGACACAAAGAACACAGCTGACGCTACAAAGGACAATGAAACCAATGAGCATTGCTAACAACATAAGGCCTTCCTGAAGAGAAAGGTCTTCAGTCCCGCTTTTTAGGCCCGTTGGTTGTAATTACAATCTGCTACTATCTGTCATCTGTTCTGAAAGAACTACACACATatttataataaaatatacatgtattatttattatttattcaaCATTATTATGGCATGTATACAGACGTGTATTATCACTGGCTGTGCTTTAAAGGCAATGTGCAAAATAGCTTTCTATTATAATACAGTATTTACAAAATACGTATGTTATGAGCTGAAAAATAAATCCATACATATTTCAAAAAATATTTATACAATGCCTCTAAGATAATGAAAGAACATCACAACACTGAATCAGTGTTGAAGATTTGTGTACACGTAACAGGAATTCTATAGGCTTGGGAGAGGAAAAGGCTAGTAGTACAGAGGCTTATTAGGAACTGAAATCACTGAGTCTGGTGCAAGGTGAAAAGGTGGTGCATTTCCGTAATGCTTACCTGATATTTCCTTTGTTCTATGCTTATGGTACAGAATCAACTATAACTATATACAACTACATTTGTGTAACTTTGCATTAAACATTACATGTTCAAATCTGTCCTTATAGAATGATGCATTATTCTTACAGTGCTACACACTTATTTTGGTTTACAACTCTCTCACGtacttttaaattattatttctaAGAAATTTTGACAGAAATCACTTTCTATTAGTAATTGAACAGACGGAGCGACTGTAACTTCAACCATAAAATTAGACCTACAGTTTGAGGTATGGGAGTTTCTGGTTTGACAGCTTTAAACCACACACAGGTCACAATTATCTTCTTTCATTCTGAGTTACGGTATTGCACTAATGCTGTACTGTACAGCGTTATAACGTTAAGCGCCATGTCTATTTACTTGGACCAGTCCATCATTTCCAAGCATTTCAAAACACTGGCTGTTACAGAGCGGGACCTCTACAGATCATTACCGGGCTCAATTCCCATGATGCTTTATATCATGTCTGATGTCTCAGTCCTGTGAAgcattgttgttgttgatgaccTTCCTCTTGCGCAATGACACCAGGTCGTAGAAGGGATCCTTGGTGATACTTGCTCTGAGGGAAAGACCGAGAGAAAAATAAGCCACATGTCcaaatgatcatcatcatcaagTTCACTTTATCCTATTGATTTCCAGTTGTGTCCTGGTGCCAGGACACAACTGTCATTTGGGATGTAATTTGTGAAGTGTATGGCGTGTAGTACAGGTATGTGTTGAGCCTGGGTTGAGGTGTCTGACCTGATGGAGCCTATCCAGTCATCTCTCTCATCTGCAGTGGCGGCACTCATCCTGTAGGACTGGTGTTTCCCCTCCACCACCCTGCCTCCGTTCTCTGTCTTGCACGCCTTGATCTTCTGCCCTCTGGGGTTGTAGATCTCTAGACAATACTGCTCACAAAgaagcacacacacgcatacaaatGCTCACAAAACACATACCCAAGCCAAATTATCCCATAGTATATTGGTCTAATTACTCCTAATCTTCCAGTTAAACCCTTCCTTTCTCATACGGAGGCTATGAGTCATACAGTGCCGTGACAGCTAAGAGGGTAGCTTCTGTAAATGTGACTTCTGCACAGACTATGAGACTGAAACACCATAGAACAGGTGGCACTGCCATAAACCTTAGAAAGAAGTATGCAGTCAGTGGAATACACTGTACCTGTTTGATAGAGTCTTCTATCTCTCTTACACAGAGATTCTCAAGGGGAATGATCCCTATGGGGTCTTTAtcctgagggaggaggggagagagatgctTTGGTCAAGAAATATAATTTAGCAGTAACTACTACCATCTTTTATCCTAAATTCCATTACTGGCAAACCCTATGACAAAGTTGTGGGTATAGCATACTCACTGTGGTATACTCAAAGTAGTACAGACAGCTGTCTGTCAAAATAAACCACCGCCTCTTCCATGTTTTCACCCTTCCTCCTGCAGAGAGGAAAAGTTAACATTTCATTacacaaataaaatgtttaaacatAAAATTCTCCATCCAACACGCTCCATAAAGGAAATCAGATCATTCTGTGGTAAGCTTATTTTTAATGCTTGGTAATGGCACAATTATAAGACAATTCTCTCAGCTAATGATATTGCTAATCATCTCACCCATTTTGAGCAGCCAACCCTCTCTGTCCGGGTTGAAGAAGGTGTGTGTGAGGTCGTTCCCATCATCCTCTGGAATTTTGAACGGCTCGTTCCGAATGCTCTCATAGAGTTTCTGGATTTAATGAGGTAGTAGGTGAGAGTTAACGACAGCTACAGACAACAACAACCAAATAGGGGTCACATTCTGAGAGTGGAGTTAACACCTGACCTCTCACCCCTGAGGCCTCACCATGAGCAGGTCGTTGGGCAGGTCACCCCCGTTGTTGATGCCTCTGTTCATACTGAAGAAGCGCTCCAGAGTGGGCTTGTCCTTCACGTTGGGGTTATGGAGACTGGTGTTCAGCATGATGACGGCAAAGGACAGGATGTAGCAGGTGTCTGTTTGAAACACCCACACATTTCATTACTGTTGGGTCAATGatacagtgaggaaaaaagtattttatcccctgctgattttgtacgtttgcacactgacaaggaaatgatcagtctataattttaatggtaggtttatttgaacagtgagagacagaataacaacaaaaaaatccagaaagacgcatgtcaaaaatgttataaattgatttgcattttaatgagggaaatacgtatttaacccctctgcaaaacatgacttagtacttggtggcaaaactcttgttggcaatcacagaggtcagacgtttcttgtagttggccaccaggtttgcacacatctcaggagggattttgtcccactcctctttgcagttctccaagtcattaaggtttcgaggctgacgtttggcaactcgaaccttcagctctctccacagatcttctatgggattaaggtctggagactggctaggccactccagaccttaatgtgcttcttcttgagccactcctttgttgccttggctgtgtgttttggatcattgtcatgctggaatacccatccacgacccattttcaatgccctggctgagggaaggaggttctcacccaagatttgacggtacatggccccgtccatcgtgcctttgatgcggtgaagttgtcctgtccccttagcagaaaaacacccccaaagcataatgtttccacctccatgttcctcctcctccaaacacggcgagttgagttgattccaaagagctccattttggtctcatctgaccacaacactttcacccagttgtcctctgaatcattcagatgttcattggcaaacttcagacgggcatgtgtatgtgctttcttgagcagggggaccttgcgggcgctgtaggatttcagtccttcacggcgtagtgtgttaccaattgttttcttggtgactatggtcccagctgacttgagatcattgacaagatccccccgtgtagttctgggctgattgctcaccgttctcatgaacattgcaactccacgaggtgagatcttgcatggagccccaggccgagggaaattgacagttcttttgtgtttcttccatttgcgaataatcgcaccaactgttgtcaccttctcaccaagctgcttggcgatgctcttgtagcccattccagccttgtgtaggtctacaatcttgtccctgacatccttggagagctctttggtctt of Salmo trutta chromosome 1, fSalTru1.1, whole genome shotgun sequence contains these proteins:
- the LOC115195791 gene encoding protein FAM83F codes for the protein MAESQLLCMDEDHVNEKIPESKAEFYYCEEQRAALEQLLKNGDGAFKLRLKEDDVRDFLSAREIKWIRKTFDEYDSDSESEKGEYEKAQESNADSGVHSTYWPQMSDTDVPPLDIGWPGSTSFYKGVTRVSVHTHPPKNKGPHIKEVVRRLIQESNKVVAVVMDHLTDLQILQDLLDAAQRRGVAVYIILEARGMPHFLDMCTRLQITALHLRNLRVRTVKGSGLALSFGRLPGSLCSKYMLVDGEKVMFGSYSFTWSSSRMDRNTITVMSGQVVDFFDNDFREMYAVSENVDLYKEFHITKPPMPAPVQKVVVPKPLLMSTSRFQVSLGDSRGQADQRVPAHKYHNPKYSLVVGNSLGLTGSLQDLSTLRDSLGGGLERNGLSTLLHAKGGSSVELDKVTAKSPSSPVEDEEDGKGGSPKRQALGGKKQRSSFRLFLKGRGSNHNSETIDEDRATPSNPSSTHPNPSPSHPTPSPSRPTPSLAHRTPSPTR
- the LOC115202880 gene encoding cytohesin-3 isoform X1 is translated as MGSQRKDSFLWGKASTMLSSMERQEIDTRKFHKSDLLDDIQKLRLEIDSVMTEIHNIEADEENKNVVRNKRFLSGKKKFNMDPKKGIQYLVDNDLLEWTAEAVAEFLYKEEGLNKTAIGNFLGEREEMHLQTLKAFVELHEFSDLNLVQALRQFLWSFRLPGEAQKIDRMMEAFAKRYCDCNTGVFQSTDTCYILSFAVIMLNTSLHNPNVKDKPTLERFFSMNRGINNGGDLPNDLLMKLYESIRNEPFKIPEDDGNDLTHTFFNPDREGWLLKMGGRVKTWKRRWFILTDSCLYYFEYTTDKDPIGIIPLENLCVREIEDSIKQYCLEIYNPRGQKIKACKTENGGRVVEGKHQSYRMSAATADERDDWIGSIRASITKDPFYDLVSLRKRKVINNNNASQD
- the LOC115202880 gene encoding cytohesin-3 isoform X2, with the protein product MTEIHNIEADEENKNVVRNKRFLSGKKKFNMDPKKGIQYLVDNDLLEWTAEAVAEFLYKEEGLNKTAIGNFLGEREEMHLQTLKAFVELHEFSDLNLVQALRQFLWSFRLPGEAQKIDRMMEAFAKRYCDCNTGVFQSTDTCYILSFAVIMLNTSLHNPNVKDKPTLERFFSMNRGINNGGDLPNDLLMKLYESIRNEPFKIPEDDGNDLTHTFFNPDREGWLLKMGGRVKTWKRRWFILTDSCLYYFEYTTDKDPIGIIPLENLCVREIEDSIKQYCLEIYNPRGQKIKACKTENGGRVVEGKHQSYRMSAATADERDDWIGSIRASITKDPFYDLVSLRKRKVINNNNASQD